The DNA segment GAAGTTAAGTCAACTGCGTAACCGTTCGCTCGGCTTCATCTACCAGTTCCATCATTTGCTCGGCGAATTTACCATCCTGGAAAACGTGGCGATGCCGCTATTGATCGGTAACCATTCGGTTAAATCCGCGCAACAACAAGCTGCCGAATTACTGAAACGCGTCGGCTTGGGCCATAGAATGCAACATAAACCCGGCGAACTGTCCGGCGGCGAACGCCAGCGCGCCGCCGTGGCTCGCGCCTTGATCAACAAACCTAAATGCGTCCTGGCCGACGAACCGACCGGCAACCTGGACAGTAAAACCGCCGAGCAGATTTACCAACTGATGCTGGAGTTAAACCGCGAGCTGCAAGTCAGTTTTCTGGTTGTAACTCACGATCCGGATTTGGCAGCGCGGATGGATCATGTGTTGTATATGGAGGATGGGTTGATTGTGCCGGAGAGGGTGCATCATTCCTGACAAGGCAAGTCGTCGGGGTTATGTGTCGCTAGCGCGACGGCTGGTTTTAATGTCGGTTCGCGGACCGACAACCGCGATACTTTCTTTTGCTTGGCCAAAAGAAAGTATCCAAAGAAAAGGCCACCCGGATGCCGCTTTTTTCCTGCGCGCAGGTGCTTTTCAACGGGGTTGCCTGAAGGGGCTTCCCAGCCCCTGCATGCAACGCGCCGCATCCCTGCGGCGCCCCTAACGGGCTAATCCGTTCAAAAGCTCCCGTGCTCGGCGCGGTATACGGGAGAAAACCGTCCCGGAATTAAACGTCGGTTAGTGAGCAAATAACGTAGCCTCGATGGAGTGCAACGAAATCGAGGTTTTGTTTGATTGCTTCGATTACCCGGATTCCGCTGCGCTTTATCCAAGCACTTGTTGATGAGCGCGTATTTATGTACCTAACCTTCAATGGTGTTGAATAAGGAGTTTGATTGTGAAACCTGTAATTTATTGTGTCCTCGCGTGCTTATTGTTCGCTTCATCGGCAAATGCCGAACCTGTACCAGGCACTTCTGTATCCGTTACGCCTCCAGAAGGTTTCACAAAAGCTGAACGTTTTCCGGGCTTCATGAATGAAGCTATAGGGGCTTCCATAATGATTTCTGAAATTCCTGGGCCATTTGCTGAAGTTTCTGGTGGTTTCAACGACCCTAAGCGAGTACAAGCCCAAGGGAGAAATTACTTAACAAATCGTCGATTATGGTGGGTGGCAAGTCAGCAATTTTGCTAGATATAGAGCAGCCAGCCTACGGCACAATGTTCAAGAAGTGGTTGCTTGCTGTTGATCGACCCGGGGCAACCGCTTTGATTGTGGCTACGTACCCAAGTGCGGCAAAGAAGGGTTTAGCGGAACAGTTGAAAGAAGCAGTCCTCGGAGCGACATTTGGCGAAATATCAGATCCCAAAGAGGCTCTCTCCTTTACGGTTTTAACAACTCACCCGTTTGAAATAGCAAAAATCATGGGGCAAACGTTGATCCTATCAGTCAATGGTGAATTCCCAGCTAAAGACGAGAGTTCACCATTTATGATTCTGGCGTTATCGCCTAACAAGGACAACGTAATTTCCGACAAGAAGGCATTTGCGGAGAATGTGTTGATGCAAACAGCCACAGTAAAAAACATCACCATTGAACATACTGTGCCGGAAAAAATCGGTTCTTTGATGGGATACGCAATAGTTGCTGAGGGAATAGGGATCAAGGAAAAAACTCCGCTAACGATGTATCAAGTTATTTTGTATGACACTGTTGGACACAGTCTGCTCTTAGGAGTAACGCCTTCGGCCAAGAGAGATGTTTATTTGCCGATTTTTGAGAAAGTTGCCAAGACGTTTACACTGAAAGCGCGTAGGTCCGACTAGCTCAGCGTCATCAGATGTACGTGTAAATTAAATCTCTCGTTCCTCCGAATACGCTTCGCTATTCGGAGCTACATCAAGATTCTGAACAATCCCCCAAAATATTTCACAGTCGCGACGGTGTTTGTTCCCGTATGTCGCGCCGAGCACCGGAGCTTCTGAACGGATTAGCCCGTTAGGGGCGCCGCAGGGATGCGGCGCGTTGCATGCAGGGGCTGGGAAGCCCCTTCAGGCAACCCCGTTCAAAAGCTCTGGCGCGCAGGAAACAAGCGGCATCCGGGTGTCTTTTCTTTTGGATACTTTTCTTTGGACAAGCAAAGAAAAGTATCTCGGCTGTCGGGCCGAGACCCGACTTACAAACATTCGTCGCGTTAGCGACACATAATCTTACTCGGCTGAATAAACCGGAAACCTAGCACACAACAAATGCACCTTCTCCCTAACCGCATCAATCACACTCTCGTCCTCAATGTTATCCATCACGTCGCACATCAAATGAGCAACCTGGCGGACTTCGTCTTCTTTAAAGCCACGTGAAGTGGGGGCGGGGGTGCCGACGCGGATGCCGCTGGTGACGAACGGCGATTGCGGGTCGTTGGGGACGGCATTTTTGTTGACGGTGATGTGGGCACGACCCAAGGCGGCGTCGGCGGCTTTGCCGGTGATGCCTTTCGGTATCAACGATACCAGCATCAGGTGATTGTCGGTGCCGCCGGAGACCACGTCGTAACCGCGTTTGATGAACACCTCGGCCATCGCTTGCGCGTTTTTGACGACTTGTTGCTGATAGGTTTTGAATTCCGGTGTCATCGCTTCTTTAAAGGCCACCGCTTTGGCGGCAATGACGTGCATCAGCGGGCCGCCCTGGATGCCGGGGAAGATGTTGGAATTGATCTTCTTCTCCAGTTCCGGGTTGTGCTTGGCCAATATCAAGCCGCCGCGCGGGCCGCGGAGCGACTTGTGGGTGGTACTGGTGACGACGTCGGCGATCGGCACCGGATTGGGGTACAAACCGGCGGCGACCAGACCGGCGACGTGGGCCATATCCACCACCAAATAGGCACCGACCTTGTCGGCGATGTCGCGGAAACGCTGCCAGTCCCAGATTCTGGAATACGCGGAAAAGCCGGCGATGATCAATTTGGGTTTGTGTTCCAAGGCCAGCGCTTCGACTTGCTCGTAATCGATTTCGCCGGTGTCCTTGTTCAAGCCGTATTGGATGGCGTTATAGATTTTGCCGGAGAAGTTGGGTTTGGCGCCGTGAGTCAAGTGGCCGCCATCCGCCAGACTCAAGCCGAGGATGGTGTCGCCGGGCTGAATCAAGGACATGAACACCGCCATATTGGCTTGCGAACCGGAGTGCGGCTGGACGTTGGCGTAGTCGGCACCGAACAGTGCCTTGGCGCGGTCGATGGCCAGTTGCTCGACGATGTCGACGTACTCGCAACCGCCGTAATAACGTTTTTCCGGATAGCCTTCGGCGTACTTGTTGGTCAGTAGCGTGCCTTGCGCTTCCATGACGCGCGGGCTGGCGTAGTTTTCCGATGCGATCAGTTCGATATGGTCTTCCTGGCGTTGGCGTTCTTGCTCAATGGCCCGGAACAATTCGTCATCAAAGCCGGCGATGGTCATTGACTGCTTAAACATTGTGGTCTCCTGGTAAGGTTCGGGTTATGCGTTGGGATGCAGCAGCAGGATTTGCAAGTCGGCAACGTTGGTGCCGGTCGCGCCGCATTTCAGTAAATCGTTGGCGGCGTCCAGCGCCGGATAAGCGTTATTATCGTTCAGCATCGCCGCCGGGTCGATAGCCGCGGCGCGGATGCGGTTAAGGCTGCCGTTATCGACGATGGCGCCGGCGGCATCGGTCGGGCCGTCGCGGCCGTCGCTGCCGGCGCTGAGAAAGGTCCAGCGGCAATTTAAGTCTTGGGTTTCGGCCGCGATCGCGAAAGCCAGGGCCAGTTCTTGATTGCGGCCGCCTTTGCCTGTGCCGCGTAGCGTCACAGTGGTTTCGCCGCCGGCGATGATTGCGAGCGGTTGCTGCAGATCGGGCGATATTGTCACGGCGTGTCGACACAACTGTTCGGCCACCAGCCGGGCCTCGCCGCTTAATTGTTTGCTGAACAGTTCGGCGGCATAGCCGGAGCACTTGGCTGCAGCGACGGCTGCATCGACGCTCAATGCGTTGCTGCCAATCAAGTGGTGACCGACGTTTTCGAAAACGGGGTCGCCGGATTTAGGGGTTTCGGCGTACAGTCCCTGTCGGCCGGCTTGTAAATGGTTCTTCACGGCGTCAGGTATCTGCGGCCAGACCCGGTAACTCTGCAATATGTCGATCGCTTCGCCGAAAGTGCTGTCGTCCGGCACGCTGGGGCCGCTGGCAATCACGCTCAAGTCGTCGTCCAGCACATCCGACAATATCAAGGCGTGCAGATCGGCGGCCGCGGTCAAGCGTGCCAGTCCGCCGCCTTTCAAACGCGACAGATGTTTGCGGACGCAGTTGATCTGATGAATGGTGGCCCCGGATGCCAGTAGCAATTGGGTGGTGGCGATTTTATCGGCCAGACTGACGCCGGCAACCGGGCAGGGTAACAGCGCCGAACCGCCGCCGGAAATCAAGGCCAGCACCAAATCGCCGGCTTGGACGCTGTTGAGGCGATTGATCAGCGTTTCCGCCGCTTGAAGGCCGGCTTGGTCGGGCAACGGGTGGCCGGTTCCAAAGACTTGGATGTTATCGACCGCGACGACGTTTTCGTAGTTGGTGATGGCGATGCCGGGTGCTGCCAGCCACGTATCCGGAATGATTCGAATGGCCGCTTTGACCATGGCGCAAGCGGCTTTGCCGAAACTGAGCAGATGAATTCGCCGCCAATTGCCGCTACGGAGGTCGCCGCCGCAGCCGATGACTAGATTGTTACCCGCTTTATGCAGGTAATTGCCGACGCAGGTTTCGGGATCGGCCGCCGCCACGCCGGCCTGAAAGATGGCCAGGGCAGTTGCCCGTTCGGCGGATTCGGCAGCGAGGATCACGGCCGGCAAACAGCTATGCCATTTCCTTGGCCAGCGCGAAAATGATTTCGGCGTCGAATACTTGCTTGTTGTCTTCGAACAATTTGGCAATACAGGCCCGATGCAGGGCCAGTTTAAACGCGCCGAAGCCGATCGCGCCCCAGACGATTTTACCGTGCCGCTCCCGGCCTCTATCCATCACGTCGGTGCCGCCGATACCGACCGGTGGTGTGGCGTTGGCGTCTGCCAGCAGCTGTAGATGAGGGTTATCTTGCCAATGTTCGGGTTTCAGCAATTCGACGCCGGCGGCACCGGTCGCCAACACGATGTTGGCGTCTGCGATCGCTGCGGCGCGGCTATCGTAATCGCCGGCTTCCAGCGGCGTGATGTCGACGTCGAAGCGCTGTTTCATCGCGAAGCAGGCTTTTTCGGCGTTGAAAATGTGGCGCGAGGTGATGCTGACCTGGGCGCCTTCAAGCGCCATCATCGCTGCCGCACGTTGGCCGACCGGACCGGTACCGGCCAAAACCACGGCTTTTTTGCCGGCCAATGGCGCGCTGCCGGCCAGTTTGGCCACGGCGGCTGCAGCGGTGGTATTGCTGCCGTTGCTGTCCAGCATTACCGACACTTGAAAGCCCGGGAAGAAATGTTTTTGTACCGCGGCCAGTAACTTCTGGCCGGCCTCCATATTGCTGCCGCCGATGAAGATCGCCGTGTTTTTTTTGTCCTTCGGTGCGCGAGTGAAAATGGTACCGTCGACCAGGGAGCCGACATTGTCGGGAGTCAGGCTGCCGTGGCCGATCACATGGTCGGCGCCGCCATCGTAGGCCACGACGGTATCGAAGACGGAAGGGTGGGCATCGGTGTCAAATTGGAAGAGCAGTTTTTTCATTAACCTACCTGATAAAAGACGCTGGAGGCCGGAGACTGGCGTTTGGGTGGCGGCATTATACCGGAGTTTGTTTTGCCCGCTTCACATTCGGAACCGGCCGGATAAAGCGGGAATTAGAGATTGTTTGAGCAAAAACTTTATGTCATATTGAAACGGCTAACCGCGCCGCCAGGGCCGGATCAGTCCATTCACAGATGATGAGGAGCCCCGATGAAAACCCCCGTTGATATTGCTGTTACCGGAGCAGCTGGTCAAATAAGCTATTCGTTGTTGTTTCATTTGGCGGCGGGTGAACTGTTGGGGCTAGATCAGCCTATCGTATTGCGCTTGTTGGAAATTCCGCCGGCAATGAAACAATTGCAGGGTGTGGTCATGGAACTGAACGACTGCGCATTTCCGCTATTAAATAAAGTCATTATCACGGACGACCCGAAAGTGGCGTTCGATAATGTCGATTATGCGTTTTTGGTGGGGGCCAAGCCGCGCGGTCCGGGTATGCTGCGCAGCGACTTGCTGCTGGATAACGCCCAGATTTTTATCAATCAGGGCCGAGCCTTAAACGAAGTGGCCAGCCGTAAGGTCAAAGTTCTGGTCACCGGCAATCCGGCCAATACCAATGCGTTGATCGCGATTCACAATGCGCCGGATCTGGCGCCGGAATGTTTTGCTGCAATGACGATGTTGGATCATAAACGGGCGATCAGTCAGGTTGCGGAAAAGTGCGGCGTATTAAGCCGGGATATCAAAAACATCACGGTCTGGGGCAACCATTCCTGTACTCAATATCCGGATTTGCATCATGCCAAAGTCAAAGGTATGGATGCCTTGTCTTTGGTCGAGCACGATTGGTTCGTCAACGATTTTATTCCGACGGTGCAATACCGCGGTACCGAAATCATCAAAGTACGCGGCCAATCCAGTGCGGCGTCTGCGGCGCATGCTGCAATCGAACACATGCGCCTCTGGGCGCAGGGCACGGATGCCGGCGACTGGGTTAGTATGGCTGTGGCGTCGGACGGCAGTTACGGCATTGAAGAAGGATTGGTTTATTCATTCCCGGTTCAGGTCGTAGACGGCCAGATTCGGATCGTCAAAGGTTTGGATCTGAACGAATTCAGCCTGGAGCGCTTACGCCAAAACGAAGTGGAATTGAAGGAAGAGCGGCAGGCGATCCAGCATCTGCTATAACCCGGTACTGCCGGTATCGCTCGCTTTAAGCAGATCAGGGGCCTGAGCCAAAACAGTTGCATTGACTTTAACCGTCCGCCAGACGAACCGCTATTTGCGCGCAGACGTCGGGTAGCGGGAAAACGCCGGAACAATCCCGGTCCTCAAAGCCGGCGTCGTCGGCAAACACGATACGCAATTGTCCGGCCTGACGGTTAGCTAGCCGGTACCATGGCAGCAGGCCGTCGCTTTGCGCTGAGACCGGACCGCTGGCGCTGAAATCGAGTTTGCCGGCTTCGTTACAATATTTCATCCGGGTATAGGCGTTGGCAACGAAATTTAGCCGTTTCCAGCCGCGCAGTTTTGCATGCCAGCGCGATTGGTCTTGGCGGTGGTGTTCCAGGAAGGCCTGATATTGGCTTTGCGACAGCACCGATTCGACTTCGTAGGCGAAAGTCATGGCCTGGCTGAAACTCCATTCTGCCGGAACGCCGGCGTGTACCAGGGTGTAATTCAATTTAGCGTCGTGGTGGATCAGACCGCGTTGGCGCAGCCATTTCAATAACTCGTCCCGATCCGGAGCGGCCAGCACCGGCTCGAAACCGGCAACGGAATTGCCACAGCCAGCCGCGGCCGACAATAACTGCAGGTCGCGATCGCCCAGCACCGAAATCGCGCTTTTTCCCAAACTTTTCACCAAACGCAGTACCTCCAGCGTTTGCGGATTGTCGCCGGCTAAATTGCCGGCCAACCAGATCCGGTCCGTTGCCGGATCGAATCCGATTTTACCCAGCAACTGTTGTAAGGCTTGGTAGTTGCCGTTGATACTGCCGATTGCATAGAGCGCCATTGCCGATTCCGCGTTAATTGTCTCGGGCCAACTCAAGGCTTCGTCGACAGGGGTATGTCACGCGATGAACTGCTCGGCCGGGACATAATCGATGGCGAAGGCCTCCGCGATGCCGGCGCAGGTGACCTGACCTTCTATCACGTTAAGGCCTTTTAAAAGTGCTGGATTGTCGCGCAAGGCTTGTTTCCAGCCTTTGTTTGCCAATTGCAGAACATAAGGTAACGTAGCGTTGGTCAGGGCCAGCGTCGAGGTGCGCGGTACGCCGCCCGGCATATTGGCCACGGCGTAATGGACGATGCCGTCAACCAAATAAATCGGCTCGGCGTGTGTCGTCGGACGGGTGGTTTCAACGCAACCGCCTTGGTCGACCGCGACGTCGACGATCACGGCGCCGGGTTGCATTAGCTTCAGGTCTTCTCTCCGAATCAATTTCGGCGCTGCGGCGCCGGTCACCAGCACGCCGCCGATTACCAGATCGGCCTCGGCGATTTGTTCCAGGATGGCGTGGCGGCTGGAGAACAACAGTTGCACGTTGGCCGGCAGAATGTCGGCGAGATGGCGCAGACGTTCCAGCGACAAATCCATCACCGTGACTTGGGCGCCCAGACCGGCTGCCATT comes from the Methylomonas sp. EFPC3 genome and includes:
- the lolD gene encoding lipoprotein-releasing ABC transporter ATP-binding protein LolD, which gives rise to MNSPIVLQCQQLTKRYEQGDLNVEVLKGVDLAIHAGQRVAIMGASGSGKSTLLHLLGGLDKPSSGKVILDGADLNQIGAAKLSQLRNRSLGFIYQFHHLLGEFTILENVAMPLLIGNHSVKSAQQQAAELLKRVGLGHRMQHKPGELSGGERQRAAVARALINKPKCVLADEPTGNLDSKTAEQIYQLMLELNRELQVSFLVVTHDPDLAARMDHVLYMEDGLIVPERVHHS
- the glyA gene encoding serine hydroxymethyltransferase, with amino-acid sequence MFKQSMTIAGFDDELFRAIEQERQRQEDHIELIASENYASPRVMEAQGTLLTNKYAEGYPEKRYYGGCEYVDIVEQLAIDRAKALFGADYANVQPHSGSQANMAVFMSLIQPGDTILGLSLADGGHLTHGAKPNFSGKIYNAIQYGLNKDTGEIDYEQVEALALEHKPKLIIAGFSAYSRIWDWQRFRDIADKVGAYLVVDMAHVAGLVAAGLYPNPVPIADVVTSTTHKSLRGPRGGLILAKHNPELEKKINSNIFPGIQGGPLMHVIAAKAVAFKEAMTPEFKTYQQQVVKNAQAMAEVFIKRGYDVVSGGTDNHLMLVSLIPKGITGKAADAALGRAHITVNKNAVPNDPQSPFVTSGIRVGTPAPTSRGFKEDEVRQVAHLMCDVMDNIEDESVIDAVREKVHLLCARFPVYSAE
- a CDS encoding glycerate kinase; translation: MILAAESAERATALAIFQAGVAAADPETCVGNYLHKAGNNLVIGCGGDLRSGNWRRIHLLSFGKAACAMVKAAIRIIPDTWLAAPGIAITNYENVVAVDNIQVFGTGHPLPDQAGLQAAETLINRLNSVQAGDLVLALISGGGSALLPCPVAGVSLADKIATTQLLLASGATIHQINCVRKHLSRLKGGGLARLTAAADLHALILSDVLDDDLSVIASGPSVPDDSTFGEAIDILQSYRVWPQIPDAVKNHLQAGRQGLYAETPKSGDPVFENVGHHLIGSNALSVDAAVAAAKCSGYAAELFSKQLSGEARLVAEQLCRHAVTISPDLQQPLAIIAGGETTVTLRGTGKGGRNQELALAFAIAAETQDLNCRWTFLSAGSDGRDGPTDAAGAIVDNGSLNRIRAAAIDPAAMLNDNNAYPALDAANDLLKCGATGTNVADLQILLLHPNA
- a CDS encoding NADP-dependent methylenetetrahydromethanopterin/methylenetetrahydrofolate dehydrogenase: MKKLLFQFDTDAHPSVFDTVVAYDGGADHVIGHGSLTPDNVGSLVDGTIFTRAPKDKKNTAIFIGGSNMEAGQKLLAAVQKHFFPGFQVSVMLDSNGSNTTAAAAVAKLAGSAPLAGKKAVVLAGTGPVGQRAAAMMALEGAQVSITSRHIFNAEKACFAMKQRFDVDITPLEAGDYDSRAAAIADANIVLATGAAGVELLKPEHWQDNPHLQLLADANATPPVGIGGTDVMDRGRERHGKIVWGAIGFGAFKLALHRACIAKLFEDNKQVFDAEIIFALAKEMA
- a CDS encoding malate dehydrogenase, coding for MKTPVDIAVTGAAGQISYSLLFHLAAGELLGLDQPIVLRLLEIPPAMKQLQGVVMELNDCAFPLLNKVIITDDPKVAFDNVDYAFLVGAKPRGPGMLRSDLLLDNAQIFINQGRALNEVASRKVKVLVTGNPANTNALIAIHNAPDLAPECFAAMTMLDHKRAISQVAEKCGVLSRDIKNITVWGNHSCTQYPDLHHAKVKGMDALSLVEHDWFVNDFIPTVQYRGTEIIKVRGQSSAASAAHAAIEHMRLWAQGTDAGDWVSMAVASDGSYGIEEGLVYSFPVQVVDGQIRIVKGLDLNEFSLERLRQNEVELKEERQAIQHLL
- a CDS encoding symmetrical bis(5'-nucleosyl)-tetraphosphatase, giving the protein MALYAIGSINGNYQALQQLLGKIGFDPATDRIWLAGNLAGDNPQTLEVLRLVKSLGKSAISVLGDRDLQLLSAAAGCGNSVAGFEPVLAAPDRDELLKWLRQRGLIHHDAKLNYTLVHAGVPAEWSFSQAMTFAYEVESVLSQSQYQAFLEHHRQDQSRWHAKLRGWKRLNFVANAYTRMKYCNEAGKLDFSASGPVSAQSDGLLPWYRLANRQAGQLRIVFADDAGFEDRDCSGVFPLPDVCAQIAVRLADG
- the ald gene encoding alanine dehydrogenase; the protein is MKIGIPKEIKPNENRVSLVPSGVAALVAAGHSVTLQRGAGVGAGFTDEQYQAAGAGLADSAETVWAEADMIVKVKEPIKTEWPLLRKGQTVFTYFHFAADRELTEAHLASGATCIAYETVQLANGELPLLTPMSEVAGRLAVQEGAHYLEKLYGGRGMLLGGVPGVLPAKVLVLGGGVVGTQAAKMAAGLGAQVTVMDLSLERLRHLADILPANVQLLFSSRHAILEQIAEADLVIGGVLVTGAAAPKLIRREDLKLMQPGAVIVDVAVDQGGCVETTRPTTHAEPIYLVDGIVHYAVANMPGGVPRTSTLALTNATLPYVLQLANKGWKQALRDNPALLKGLNVIEGQVTCAGIAEAFAIDYVPAEQFIA